The Methanofollis sp. UBA420 genome contains a region encoding:
- the hxlB gene encoding 6-phospho-3-hexuloisomerase: protein MENHEVQDMMRLMASKISSIADRIADTEVESLLQELLCAKRIYVLGAGRSGLVAKAFAMRLMHLGLQSFVVGETITPAMQAGDVLIVFSGSGKTKTVAELAETSKEIGGRVCLITSNRDSRIGKIADCMVEIESHRDEVKDDSVEFEIRQMMGEHKSFAPLGTIFETACMVFSDAIVSRLMEITETDVEALKCRHANIE, encoded by the coding sequence ATGGAGAACCACGAAGTTCAGGATATGATGCGCCTGATGGCGTCAAAGATCTCCTCTATCGCCGACAGGATCGCGGACACAGAGGTGGAATCCCTTTTGCAGGAACTTCTCTGTGCAAAGAGGATCTACGTCCTTGGCGCAGGCCGCTCAGGTCTGGTTGCAAAGGCATTTGCGATGCGGCTGATGCACCTTGGTCTGCAGTCCTTTGTCGTCGGCGAGACGATCACGCCGGCCATGCAGGCGGGGGACGTGCTCATCGTCTTTTCCGGGTCGGGGAAGACGAAGACCGTCGCCGAGCTCGCCGAGACCTCGAAAGAGATCGGCGGCCGGGTCTGCCTGATCACCTCCAACCGGGACTCCCGGATCGGGAAGATCGCCGATTGCATGGTCGAGATCGAGAGCCACCGCGACGAGGTGAAGGACGACTCCGTGGAGTTCGAGATCAGGCAGATGATGGGCGAGCACAAGTCTTTCGCCCCGCTGGGCACGATCTTCGAGACGGCGTGCATGGTCTTCTCCGATGCGATCGTCTCCCGCCTGATGGAGATCACGGAGACTGACGTCGAAGCACTCAAATGCAGGCACGCCAATATCGAGTGA
- a CDS encoding pyridoxal phosphate-dependent aminotransferase, producing MTGYRFAERVRGIEISGIRRMFEGAGKDAINLGLGQPDFPTPAHVREAGIRAIRDGMTGYTTNSGVPELREAISGKFGRENGLQYAPDQVIVTAGASEALHIVMQALVDRGDRVLMTDPGFVSYAALATLAGGRPEGVPLDATLHIDVEAAKEQMDGARLFVLNTPANPTGMVESEESIKALVEYAADMSVTIVSDEVYEHFTYGKPHVSAARFGEDVVTINATSKTYSMTGWRLGYMAAPKAVIEECIKVHQYCQACATSISQYAALAALTGDQTAVPAMREEYHRRRDLVCDGLADLGLSFPRPEGAFYAFVPMEADLFARIIAKGVIIVPGTAFGTRAPAYARLSYAASQDDLRRALGRIREAVDEA from the coding sequence ATGACTGGGTACAGGTTTGCAGAAAGGGTCCGCGGGATCGAGATCTCGGGGATCAGGCGGATGTTCGAGGGGGCGGGAAAGGACGCCATCAATCTCGGCCTCGGCCAGCCCGACTTCCCGACTCCGGCGCACGTTCGTGAGGCGGGGATCAGGGCGATCCGCGACGGGATGACCGGGTATACGACGAACTCCGGCGTCCCCGAATTGAGAGAGGCGATCTCAGGGAAGTTCGGCCGCGAGAACGGCCTGCAGTACGCGCCCGATCAGGTGATCGTCACCGCGGGCGCAAGCGAGGCCCTGCACATCGTGATGCAGGCCCTGGTGGACAGGGGGGACCGCGTCCTGATGACCGATCCCGGCTTTGTCTCCTATGCGGCCCTTGCAACCCTTGCAGGCGGCAGGCCTGAGGGCGTCCCTCTCGACGCCACCCTCCACATCGACGTGGAGGCGGCAAAGGAGCAGATGGACGGCGCGCGCCTCTTCGTGCTGAACACCCCGGCAAACCCGACAGGCATGGTGGAGAGCGAGGAGTCGATCAAGGCGCTGGTGGAGTACGCCGCCGATATGAGCGTGACCATCGTCTCCGACGAGGTCTACGAGCACTTCACCTACGGAAAACCCCACGTGAGTGCGGCCCGCTTCGGCGAGGACGTGGTCACGATCAATGCCACCTCGAAGACCTACTCCATGACCGGGTGGCGCCTCGGCTACATGGCCGCACCGAAGGCGGTGATCGAAGAGTGCATCAAGGTTCACCAGTACTGCCAGGCCTGCGCCACCTCGATCTCGCAGTACGCCGCCCTTGCCGCCCTGACAGGCGACCAGACGGCGGTCCCGGCGATGCGGGAGGAGTACCACCGGCGGCGCGACCTCGTCTGCGACGGCCTCGCCGATCTCGGCCTCTCCTTCCCCAGACCTGAAGGTGCGTTCTACGCCTTCGTGCCTATGGAAGCGGACCTCTTCGCCCGGATCATCGCGAAAGGCGTGATCATCGTGCCGGGCACGGCCTTCGGCACGCGCGCACCCGCGTATGCCCGTCTCAGTTATGCCGCCTCACAGGACGATCTGCGGCGTGCTCTCGGCCGGATCCGGGAAGCGGTCGATGAGGCTTAA
- a CDS encoding ferredoxin-thioredoxin reductase catalytic domain-containing protein, which produces MIPDEQVEKEYLRLKKEAEAGGYRLNPDREFVAGLVKGLLTNTERYGYAACPCRLAAGERERDLDIICPCDYRDPDLTAYGACYCALYVSAEVASGKAEARPVPERRPPGGPKKGEARPSGGVAGSLPLPVWRCRVCGYLCARENPPEICPICKAGKDRFERFI; this is translated from the coding sequence ATGATCCCGGACGAGCAGGTCGAGAAAGAATATCTCCGCCTGAAAAAAGAGGCCGAGGCCGGGGGGTACCGCCTCAACCCCGACAGGGAGTTCGTCGCGGGACTGGTCAAGGGCCTCCTGACCAACACGGAAAGGTACGGCTACGCGGCATGTCCCTGCCGCCTCGCCGCCGGGGAAAGGGAGAGAGACCTCGACATCATCTGCCCCTGCGACTACCGCGATCCCGACCTCACCGCGTACGGGGCCTGTTACTGCGCCCTCTATGTCTCCGCGGAGGTTGCGTCGGGGAAGGCGGAGGCAAGACCCGTTCCCGAACGCCGCCCGCCGGGAGGACCAAAAAAAGGAGAGGCACGCCCATCAGGCGGGGTCGCCGGGTCTCTTCCCCTCCCGGTCTGGCGCTGCAGGGTCTGCGGCTACCTCTGCGCCCGGGAGAACCCCCCTGAGATCTGCCCGATCTGCAAGGCGGGAAAAGATCGTTTCGAGCGTTTCATCTGA
- a CDS encoding glutaredoxin family protein, whose product MDMIHVDGKDRGPIYLYALSTCGWCAKTKELLSSLGVAFDYVFVDRLQKDEMEQTYSEMLQLYNPLGSFPTLVINGKAIIGYQENEIREALAE is encoded by the coding sequence ATGGATATGATACATGTGGATGGAAAAGACCGGGGCCCGATCTACCTCTATGCCCTGAGCACCTGTGGGTGGTGCGCAAAGACAAAAGAACTCCTTTCATCACTCGGCGTCGCTTTCGACTATGTCTTTGTCGACCGGCTCCAGAAGGACGAGATGGAACAGACCTATTCTGAGATGCTGCAGCTCTACAACCCCCTCGGCTCGTTCCCGACACTCGTGATCAATGGGAAGGCAATCATCGGCTACCAGGAGAACGAGATCAGGGAGGCCCTCGCGGAATGA
- the nadA gene encoding quinolinate synthase NadA, giving the protein MIADEIRRLKEERNAVVLAHNYQVPAVQDVADFVGDSLELAIKAKNTDADVIVLCGVDFMAETAQILNPKKTVLLPAREATCPLARALTPDMIREARSSHPDAAVVVYVNSTAECKAEADITCTSANAVDVVRSLGEDVVFVGPDANLASYVRGQVPEKTVLPLPADGHCPVHLRFTLADVEAGRAQGDAVVCHPECSPEVQAASDLVASTGGMVRQAHLHPNWTVLTEEAMTYRLGRVFPNAAFHAVEGTECADMKMTTVEDVLVALKAGKHRVAVDETVAAGARRAIERMIALKR; this is encoded by the coding sequence ATGATAGCCGACGAGATCCGCAGGCTGAAGGAGGAGAGGAATGCGGTGGTCCTCGCCCACAACTACCAGGTGCCTGCGGTGCAGGACGTCGCCGATTTCGTCGGCGACAGCCTTGAACTCGCGATCAAGGCAAAAAATACCGATGCCGACGTGATCGTCCTCTGCGGCGTCGACTTCATGGCCGAGACCGCCCAGATCCTGAACCCGAAGAAGACCGTCCTCCTCCCGGCCAGGGAGGCGACCTGTCCCCTGGCACGGGCGCTGACGCCCGACATGATCAGGGAGGCCAGGTCTTCCCACCCTGACGCGGCCGTTGTGGTGTACGTCAATTCGACGGCCGAGTGCAAGGCGGAGGCCGATATCACCTGCACCTCGGCGAACGCCGTCGATGTGGTCAGGTCTCTTGGCGAGGACGTGGTCTTCGTCGGGCCGGACGCCAACCTCGCCTCCTATGTCAGGGGGCAGGTGCCCGAGAAGACGGTCTTACCCCTGCCTGCGGACGGCCACTGCCCGGTACACCTGCGGTTCACCCTTGCCGACGTCGAGGCCGGACGGGCACAGGGCGACGCGGTCGTCTGCCACCCCGAGTGCAGTCCCGAGGTGCAGGCGGCATCCGACCTTGTCGCCTCCACAGGCGGGATGGTGAGGCAGGCCCACCTCCACCCGAACTGGACAGTGCTCACCGAGGAGGCGATGACCTACCGTCTCGGCCGGGTCTTCCCGAACGCCGCCTTCCACGCGGTCGAGGGCACCGAATGCGCCGATATGAAGATGACGACGGTCGAGGACGTGCTCGTGGCCCTGAAGGCCGGGAAGCACCGGGTGGCGGTGGACGAGACCGTCGCCGCAGGGGCGCGCCGGGCCATCGAGAGGATGATCGCACTCAAGAGGTAG
- a CDS encoding PIN domain-containing protein yields MQGTGEVVEGRELAVLANLFAEGFTLSYPVYGTDLLSARPAGDGYAITVLCRYEDFFDGAERFGEHAQEMPLFTDFEECLLASGITAYENLDEFATRADLYRGLRKDVYYGVDTNLLYHRFVTVTGALQPEETILVDVVRQEIEYVLNHKYSARLISELIASAPEKEWIIAEFENRRKKKSRKAAYRAMAEYRALRDRAILLESGQKATHATRENDQFIVRALRRFEEERFNLPVLLTADAAMADLCDAGGLEYFLFRAPYHARPRTVSPQALLGFIADLAVTFGVVEIEGTCIFSEYGGKGNNADAFKLTFIDEHLHTEFALDVDVCRHLLALGIER; encoded by the coding sequence ATGCAGGGCACAGGTGAGGTGGTCGAGGGCAGGGAACTGGCTGTCCTTGCAAATCTCTTCGCCGAGGGCTTCACCCTCTCATACCCGGTCTACGGGACCGATCTGCTCTCCGCCCGGCCTGCCGGCGACGGATATGCGATCACGGTCCTCTGCCGGTACGAGGACTTTTTCGACGGTGCCGAACGTTTTGGGGAGCATGCACAGGAGATGCCTCTCTTTACTGACTTCGAGGAGTGCCTCCTGGCGAGCGGGATCACGGCGTACGAGAACCTCGACGAGTTTGCAACGCGGGCCGACCTGTACAGGGGCCTCAGGAAAGACGTGTACTACGGTGTCGACACCAATCTCCTGTACCACCGTTTCGTCACCGTCACCGGCGCCCTGCAGCCCGAAGAGACGATCCTGGTCGACGTGGTCAGGCAGGAGATCGAGTACGTCCTGAACCACAAGTACTCGGCCCGCCTGATCAGCGAACTCATCGCAAGCGCCCCGGAAAAAGAATGGATCATCGCGGAGTTCGAGAACAGGCGGAAGAAGAAGTCGAGAAAAGCGGCATACCGCGCGATGGCCGAGTACAGGGCGCTCCGCGACCGTGCCATCCTCCTCGAGTCGGGACAGAAGGCCACCCATGCCACGCGGGAGAACGACCAGTTCATCGTCAGGGCGCTCAGGCGGTTCGAGGAAGAACGTTTCAACCTGCCCGTCCTCCTCACCGCCGACGCCGCGATGGCAGATCTCTGCGACGCCGGCGGCCTTGAGTACTTCCTCTTCAGGGCGCCGTACCATGCACGGCCGCGGACGGTCTCCCCCCAGGCGCTCCTCGGTTTCATCGCCGACCTTGCCGTGACCTTCGGGGTCGTGGAGATCGAGGGGACCTGCATCTTCAGCGAGTACGGTGGCAAGGGCAACAACGCCGATGCCTTCAAACTAACATTCATAGATGAGCATCTGCATACAGAGTTTGCACTGGACGTGGACGTATGCAGGCATCTTCTGGCCCTCGGAATAGAGAGGTAA
- the nadX gene encoding aspartate dehydrogenase yields MLTIGLLGCGNIANIIVKNHVGVEIVALYDQMPERAEELGNLCNARVFRDIEEFLSADFDIVVEAASVAAAQAHAARILEHGKDLVVMSVGAFAEKQFRDAVNDLARSLGRKIYIPSGAIFGLDNLKIGQVSGIHRLLLRTTKNPRSLNIECDERTLLFSGAANECIKHYPKNTNVSVALELAAGRTVDVELWADPAVDRNVHEIVIEGDFGDATITVRNLPSPDNPATSYLAALSIVTLLKTLDEPMRIGT; encoded by the coding sequence ATGCTCACGATAGGCCTGCTGGGGTGCGGCAATATCGCAAATATAATCGTCAAAAACCATGTAGGAGTCGAGATTGTCGCCCTGTATGACCAGATGCCCGAGCGTGCGGAGGAGCTGGGGAACCTCTGCAACGCAAGGGTATTCCGGGATATCGAAGAGTTCCTCAGCGCAGATTTTGACATCGTTGTGGAGGCGGCCTCGGTCGCCGCCGCCCAGGCACATGCCGCCCGGATCCTTGAGCACGGCAAGGACCTTGTGGTGATGAGTGTCGGTGCCTTTGCCGAGAAGCAGTTCCGGGACGCGGTCAATGACCTCGCCCGGTCTCTCGGCAGGAAGATCTACATCCCGAGCGGAGCGATCTTCGGGCTGGACAACCTCAAGATCGGGCAGGTCTCCGGGATCCACCGTCTCCTTCTGCGGACGACGAAGAACCCCCGTTCCCTCAATATCGAGTGCGACGAGCGCACTCTCCTCTTCTCGGGAGCGGCAAACGAGTGCATCAAGCACTACCCGAAGAACACCAATGTCTCGGTCGCCCTCGAACTCGCCGCCGGCCGCACGGTGGACGTGGAACTCTGGGCCGATCCTGCCGTGGACAGGAATGTGCACGAGATCGTCATCGAAGGGGACTTCGGGGACGCCACGATCACGGTGCGGAACCTGCCGAGCCCCGACAACCCGGCGACCAGTTATCTTGCCGCCCTCTCGATCGTGACCCTGCTCAAGACTCTCGACGAGCCGATGAGGATAGGGACATGA
- a CDS encoding M42 family metallopeptidase encodes MVKELLRKLSNAHGISGSEGSVAAVIREEVAPYVDEIREDTMGNLIAVKKGDDFSVLLAAHMDEIGLMVKYVDEKGFVRFVTIGGWFDPTLYAQRVILHGTKGPVYGVVGGKPPHVMKEEDRKKPLKVDDMFIDVGATSPEDAEALGIEVGTPVTVDRAFTELANGRVTGKAFDNRAGCVMLIKTLQTVQSPHTIYGVFTVQEEVGLKGAKTVAYSLNPDCAIATDTTIPGDHPGIEKKDASLQMGEGPVITIVDSNGRGLIANKKVIAWLRAAAAGKEIKVQLEVGKGGTTDATSIHLERGGIPSTTLSIPTRYIHSPVEVLDMKDIEGGIALLVEALKSKPDF; translated from the coding sequence ATGGTAAAGGAGTTGCTGAGGAAATTATCCAACGCCCACGGGATTTCCGGGAGCGAAGGGAGCGTTGCGGCGGTGATCAGGGAAGAGGTCGCCCCGTACGTCGACGAGATCAGGGAGGACACGATGGGGAACCTCATCGCGGTGAAGAAGGGCGATGACTTTTCGGTCCTGCTCGCGGCCCATATGGACGAGATCGGGCTGATGGTCAAGTACGTCGATGAGAAGGGCTTTGTCAGGTTCGTCACCATCGGCGGCTGGTTCGACCCGACTCTCTATGCCCAGCGTGTGATCCTCCACGGGACGAAGGGGCCGGTGTACGGCGTCGTCGGTGGCAAGCCCCCCCATGTGATGAAGGAGGAAGACCGGAAGAAGCCCCTGAAGGTGGACGACATGTTCATCGACGTCGGCGCCACCTCTCCCGAGGACGCGGAAGCGCTCGGCATCGAGGTCGGGACGCCGGTCACCGTCGACCGCGCGTTCACCGAACTTGCGAACGGCAGGGTGACGGGCAAGGCCTTCGACAACAGGGCCGGCTGCGTGATGCTGATCAAGACCCTCCAGACGGTGCAGTCGCCGCACACCATCTACGGCGTCTTCACGGTGCAGGAGGAGGTCGGGCTGAAGGGCGCGAAGACTGTCGCCTACTCCCTCAACCCCGACTGCGCCATCGCCACCGACACCACCATTCCGGGCGACCACCCGGGCATCGAGAAGAAGGACGCCTCCCTCCAGATGGGCGAGGGGCCGGTCATCACCATCGTCGACAGCAATGGCCGGGGCCTCATCGCCAACAAGAAGGTCATCGCCTGGCTGCGCGCGGCCGCGGCCGGGAAGGAGATCAAGGTGCAGCTCGAGGTCGGGAAGGGCGGCACAACCGACGCCACCTCCATCCATCTGGAGCGCGGCGGCATCCCCTCCACGACGCTGAGCATCCCGACCCGCTATATCCACTCGCCTGTCGAGGTGCTCGACATGAAGGACATCGAGGGAGGCATTGCTCTCCTTGTCGAGGCCCTGAAGTCGAAGCCCGACTTCTAA
- a CDS encoding site-specific DNA-methyltransferase: protein MSMQTGGMMQPYYSCDGVTLYHGDSVECMNAMTAGSVDLIFADPPYNLSNGGFTCQSGRRAPVDKGAWDRSGGIREDFDFHCHWIEACSRLLRDGGTIWISGTYHSIYACGYALQSLGFHILNDICWFKPNAPPNLSTRVFTASHETLIWARKGEGRHTFNYDEMKHGGWDYDVLKRPGKQMRSVWSVPTPKRSEKKEGKHPTQKPLALLQRVILASSYEDDLVLDPFAGSSTTGIAACLLGRRFIGIEKEQTYLDLSVRRFRALLGEDGE, encoded by the coding sequence ATGTCTATGCAGACCGGTGGCATGATGCAACCCTATTACTCCTGCGACGGCGTGACTCTCTACCATGGCGATTCTGTCGAGTGCATGAATGCCATGACTGCGGGCTCCGTCGACCTCATCTTTGCGGACCCGCCGTACAACCTCTCGAACGGCGGTTTCACCTGCCAGAGCGGGAGGAGGGCACCCGTCGACAAGGGGGCGTGGGACCGGAGCGGCGGGATCAGGGAAGACTTTGATTTTCATTGCCACTGGATAGAGGCCTGCAGCCGCCTTCTCAGGGACGGCGGGACGATCTGGATCAGCGGCACCTATCACTCGATCTATGCCTGCGGTTATGCCCTCCAGAGCCTCGGCTTCCATATCCTCAATGATATCTGCTGGTTCAAGCCGAACGCCCCTCCCAACCTGAGCACGCGGGTCTTCACGGCGAGTCATGAGACCCTGATCTGGGCGCGGAAGGGAGAGGGACGCCATACCTTCAATTATGACGAGATGAAGCACGGCGGATGGGACTACGACGTCCTGAAACGTCCGGGCAAGCAGATGCGCTCTGTCTGGTCTGTCCCGACACCGAAACGCTCGGAAAAAAAGGAGGGGAAGCACCCGACCCAGAAACCCCTTGCACTTCTTCAGCGCGTGATCCTGGCGAGTTCCTATGAGGACGACCTTGTGCTCGACCCCTTTGCCGGGAGTTCGACGACCGGGATTGCCGCATGCCTCCTCGGCCGACGTTTTATCGGGATCGAGAAGGAGCAGACCTACCTCGACCTATCGGTCAGGCGTTTCCGGGCGCTCCTCGGTGAGGACGGCGAGTGA
- a CDS encoding DUF1622 domain-containing protein encodes MDQKIDAAASPPVAYMLLEVYDAAANAFSLIGAIVIIYGGIRAAAETLGKEVLGRPFGYGEIRRDFTIKIVFGLDFLIAADILQTLVTPSQEEILFLGSIVIIRTILGYFLTKEATEFNLD; translated from the coding sequence ATGGATCAGAAGATTGATGCCGCCGCATCGCCTCCGGTGGCGTACATGCTCCTCGAGGTCTACGACGCGGCCGCCAACGCCTTCAGCCTTATCGGGGCCATCGTCATCATCTACGGCGGGATCAGGGCGGCTGCGGAGACGCTGGGGAAGGAGGTGCTCGGGCGCCCCTTTGGGTACGGCGAGATCAGGCGGGATTTCACCATAAAAATCGTCTTCGGCCTGGACTTTCTCATCGCCGCCGACATCCTCCAGACCCTTGTCACGCCCTCGCAGGAGGAGATCCTCTTCCTCGGCAGCATCGTCATCATCAGGACGATCCTGGGGTACTTTCTCACCAAAGAGGCGACCGAATTCAATCTGGACTGA
- the nadC gene encoding carboxylating nicotinate-nucleotide diphosphorylase, which yields MVDARMLLSFLEEDTPFGDITCDAVIPADLTASAVIRAKEACVIAGLEEAAFLFSHLGAGVVTPVRDGERVAAGTVVMEIRGPARAVLVAERTALNIMGRMSGIATAAREAVDAVRAVNPAVRVASTRKTCPGLRTLDKKAAVLGGAASHRFSLSDMVMIKDNHLALVDLEEAVRRAKTHSPYHKVEVEVESAEDAVRVAEYGADIVLLDNMTPEGVREAVAALMAAGLRERVVVEISGGITRTTLPLYAGAGADIISMGALTHSVRNVDVSLDVVPDGE from the coding sequence ATGGTCGATGCACGCATGCTCCTCTCCTTCCTGGAGGAGGACACCCCCTTCGGCGATATCACCTGCGATGCCGTCATCCCTGCGGACCTCACGGCATCGGCCGTGATCAGGGCGAAGGAGGCGTGCGTCATCGCCGGCCTGGAGGAGGCGGCGTTCCTCTTCTCCCACCTCGGCGCCGGCGTCGTCACCCCTGTGAGGGACGGCGAGAGAGTGGCCGCGGGGACGGTCGTCATGGAGATCAGGGGGCCGGCCCGCGCGGTCCTCGTTGCCGAGAGGACGGCCCTCAATATCATGGGGCGGATGAGCGGGATCGCGACCGCGGCACGCGAGGCTGTGGACGCGGTGCGGGCGGTCAACCCCGCAGTGCGGGTCGCCTCCACCAGGAAGACCTGCCCCGGCCTCAGGACACTTGACAAGAAGGCGGCGGTGCTCGGCGGCGCCGCGTCGCACCGCTTCTCCCTCTCCGACATGGTCATGATCAAGGACAACCACCTCGCACTGGTAGACCTGGAGGAGGCGGTGCGGCGGGCGAAGACGCACTCCCCCTACCACAAGGTGGAGGTCGAGGTGGAATCGGCGGAGGACGCTGTCAGGGTGGCGGAGTACGGTGCCGACATCGTCCTCCTGGACAACATGACCCCCGAGGGGGTCAGGGAGGCCGTGGCAGCCCTCATGGCCGCGGGCCTCAGGGAGAGGGTCGTCGTCGAAATATCGGGCGGGATCACCCGTACCACCCTTCCCCTCTATGCCGGGGCCGGGGCCGATATCATCAGCATGGGCGCCCTCACCCACTCTGTCAGAAACGTCGACGTCAGTCTGGACGTCGTGCCTGACGGGGAGTGA
- a CDS encoding HAD family hydrolase: MQASSGPRNREVKALLFDMDNTLWDFVTAKQAACHAVVDFLKVGDGEDLYQYFRRPGVGFEDPENILDYIRDINAPASSFPRCCTVYEKTKLAAIRPYEGAAETLASLSDAGIPLAIVTDAHSSQAKRRLEKAGLSEYFSCIVTPDISGQRKPDPASFLYALRALPADAAEAMVVGDSIRREIEPAQGLGMKTAYALYGDRSDGPAPLICRPDFVLHDIRELIEILGI; this comes from the coding sequence ATGCAGGCATCTTCTGGCCCTCGGAATAGAGAGGTAAAGGCCCTCCTCTTCGACATGGACAACACGCTCTGGGACTTCGTCACCGCAAAGCAGGCGGCATGCCATGCAGTCGTGGACTTTCTCAAAGTGGGCGACGGCGAAGACCTCTACCAGTACTTCAGGAGGCCGGGGGTCGGTTTCGAGGACCCGGAAAACATCCTCGACTATATCAGGGACATCAACGCCCCTGCCTCGTCATTCCCCCGCTGCTGCACGGTCTACGAGAAGACGAAACTCGCCGCCATCAGGCCGTACGAGGGGGCGGCCGAGACACTGGCCTCTCTTTCCGACGCCGGGATCCCCCTTGCTATCGTCACCGACGCCCACTCCTCCCAGGCAAAGAGGAGGCTTGAGAAGGCCGGGCTCAGCGAGTACTTCTCCTGCATCGTCACCCCCGACATCTCCGGGCAGAGAAAGCCCGACCCTGCGTCCTTCCTCTACGCCCTCAGGGCCCTCCCCGCCGACGCCGCGGAGGCGATGGTCGTCGGCGACAGCATCAGGCGCGAGATCGAACCGGCGCAGGGCTTGGGCATGAAGACGGCCTATGCCCTGTACGGAGACAGGAGCGACGGTCCCGCGCCCCTCATCTGCAGGCCGGACTTCGTGCTCCACGACATCAGGGAACTCATAGAGATTCTGGGGATCTGA
- a CDS encoding tRNA (N(6)-L-threonylcarbamoyladenosine(37)-C(2))-methylthiotransferase, translating to MDRLTDQRVYIETYGCTYNHADTLRLAGILRNQGCTIVSDLGSADAVVINTCTVIGWTERHMLRRIRACAGRTLYVTGCMPVVQREEILAAAPDARVILPDEIERRFCGRCTKGKDGIGIVQVAAGCAGGCAYCITRFARGPLRSRSMEEICREVGALAEEGACEVQFTAQDVSAWGMDTGETLPDLIRAVSAVPGNFRVRLGMMNPATVKRILVPLAEACRDGKVFSFLHLPVQSGSDAVLAGMARGYTVAEYEGMVATFREVCPDVRICTDFIVGYPTETEEDFAGTLALLRRVRPDKVNVTRYSPRPGTAAAALKAQPERIAKERSRLLDAAAKAIYAEQNAGLVGTTVEAVVTARKKGGSWVARDRAYREIVVPGDFRPGEWLSVDITGNRTVYLTGVPKDTIRVPTTRL from the coding sequence ATGGACCGGCTCACTGATCAGCGGGTGTACATCGAGACCTACGGGTGCACCTACAACCACGCGGACACCCTCAGGCTGGCCGGGATACTCCGGAACCAGGGCTGCACGATCGTCTCCGACCTGGGGTCTGCGGACGCCGTCGTCATCAACACCTGCACCGTCATCGGCTGGACAGAGAGGCACATGCTCAGGAGGATACGGGCGTGCGCCGGGCGCACCCTCTATGTCACAGGGTGCATGCCTGTTGTCCAGAGGGAGGAGATCCTCGCCGCCGCCCCGGACGCACGGGTCATCCTCCCCGACGAGATCGAGCGGCGCTTTTGCGGGAGGTGTACGAAGGGGAAGGACGGCATCGGGATCGTCCAGGTGGCGGCCGGGTGCGCGGGGGGGTGCGCGTACTGCATCACGAGATTTGCGCGCGGGCCCCTGCGGAGTCGTTCGATGGAGGAGATCTGCCGGGAGGTCGGGGCCCTCGCAGAGGAGGGGGCCTGCGAAGTCCAGTTCACGGCGCAGGACGTGAGCGCCTGGGGGATGGACACCGGCGAGACGCTCCCGGACCTGATCCGCGCCGTCAGTGCGGTGCCGGGAAACTTCAGGGTCCGCCTGGGCATGATGAACCCGGCGACCGTGAAGCGTATCCTGGTCCCCCTCGCAGAGGCGTGCCGGGATGGGAAGGTCTTCTCCTTCCTCCATCTCCCTGTCCAGTCGGGGTCGGACGCCGTGCTGGCGGGAATGGCGCGCGGCTACACCGTGGCCGAATACGAGGGTATGGTCGCCACATTCAGGGAGGTCTGCCCTGATGTCAGGATCTGCACCGACTTTATCGTCGGCTACCCGACAGAGACCGAGGAGGACTTTGCCGGGACTCTCGCCCTCCTCCGGAGGGTCCGGCCGGACAAGGTGAATGTGACGCGCTACTCGCCGCGGCCTGGCACGGCGGCGGCGGCCCTGAAGGCGCAGCCGGAAAGGATCGCAAAGGAGAGGTCGCGTCTCCTCGACGCCGCCGCAAAGGCGATCTATGCCGAACAGAATGCCGGTCTCGTCGGGACGACCGTCGAGGCGGTGGTCACCGCACGGAAGAAGGGAGGGTCATGGGTGGCGCGGGACCGGGCGTACCGCGAGATCGTCGTACCCGGCGACTTCAGGCCCGGC